The sequence CACACGCCTCACTCGCCGCCTACCTGAAGTTCGCCGATTCTCCCGAGATCGCCGCCTGGTTGGCGGGGCCGTTCTACAAGGCGATATGCTGTGTGAATGGGGCCGAGTTCGAGCAGGCAAAGACCTGTGCGGATCACGTCATCCTGACGGAATCGGCACTCGACGGCCGCGAGGTGGCCATTGCCTTCAAGCCAAGGAATGAATGGCCCAAGTCGTTCAAGTTCTATCGTCTGTACCGCTGATTGTCCAAGGGGAGAGGGCATGATCCTATGGCGACCTGTCGGTCTGGTGGAGATGCAGTTGATCTTCGAGGCCGACATGTGGGCCTACCCTCCCCGCCTGCCTGCACAACCGATCTTCCCCCCTGGACCCGTCGTCGATCGGCACCACGACGAATTCCGACGAGGTCGGATCTTCGGGACCTCAAAGTTAGCGCTCCGCGATTCGCTGGCTCGCCGGATCTCGAGACGGGCGAAGTGGTTGCTGCGCCGCTGGCGACCGACAAGGCGTCCCGCGTACGCACGATGTACGCGACGAACGTCCCGGTCTTCGGCGCCCATTGGGCCAATCCGAATGGCACAAAGGGGGCTCCCGTCGCCGGTGACAACCAGAACCCCGCCCTCTTCACCTACAACGACCTAATGGCCTCCACGGAGCATCTGGATGCCTATTGGTTCAACTACCCCACGCTGCAGGCGGGCGAGACCATCGTCGGCGTGTACGTTGATGTCAATGCCCGCTATGACGCGGGTACGTCGTCGGACGTCATGCGGATGAAGGTTGACTGCGTCGGCAACGATGGCGTGTACCGCAGCGTGGCACGCGATGCCTCCCTGGTCGCAGACTCCTTCCGATGACCTGTTCCGGTGGCACATGGGTGGCACCGATGGCTGGGGACATCACCAGCAAGCGCTTGAGCTGAACGATGGAAGATGTCAGTGCCCTGTTCGTCGACGTCCGTCGGTTCCCGAACTACGACCCGGTGGGCCCCTCGCGCGCGCGCGTCAACGCGCTTCGCATCACGGTCGTCACGTCCTACTAGCCAGCCCAGCCGTTGCTTCCTCCTCCTCCGGCCTCGTGCCGGAGGGAGGCCCTGTTCCGGCGAATTTCGCGCATGCCGGCGCTGTTCGCACTTCCTCGTGTCTGCCCCATCCCCGCTGGTGGGATCGTAAGCTATGCCGGCGAAACTCCCGTTCCAATGCCGTGTGGCGCAATTGCCAGGCGACGAGATCGTGACGTTTGCGCATACCAAAACCAGTCGGCCACCGACGCGTGTCACACCTCGCGAACCAGACCGACTTCATTGAGTGACGTGGCATTGTGCCCGCTACCGTGATGCCGCAGCGCGCTTCAACTCACATGAACATACTGGAGGACGATATGGCAACGCTCGACAACCGGGCTCACAGGGGATCCCGGCGGCCAGTGAGAGCACTGGACTCAAGGGGCATGACGAGATTCTGCACATGTGCCGCCACGATCCTGCTTGGAATCATCGCGTGTGTCAGCGCTTCTCATGCGTCCGACGTCCTGGTCGTCAGGTCGTCTGTGTCATCGTTGGGTCCCACACAGGGCCCCATAACCTGCGTGCGGCCGACGACATCGCAGCCTGGACCGGACGACTTCGCGGCCGCGCGTGCCGGCGTCGCAGCCCGGGAAGTCACAGGAAGCGTTCCTAGTGCCTGGATAGACTCGCTTTCGTATGATCCCCAGGCAAGGTGGATCAATGAGACCGGTCGCGCCGGATCGACCGGAGCCCGTCTCTATTCGGTGCCGTTTGAGGTGCCCTTCGAGTTCGAACACGCCTCGCTGGCGCTCAACTTCGCGGTTGACAACTTCCTCGGGCGCCCAGGGGCCGGGGTTCCCGGCGTGTACTTGAATGGAACCGCGATTCTCGGCAGCATGGGAGGCGACCACAACATCGAGTCCTTCCTTACCTGGCCCGAAGTGGGCGGCCTCCTGCATTCTGGACAGAACCACCTGTATCTTCTTGCGGTTGATACCGGATACGCTTCAGGCCTCCCTCTTCAGCGCGAACTTCGAGTTTGAGAACGAAACCACAATGCCCGTGGTCGCAAGCCTGACAGGTTCGACCGTGACCCGATTCGGGCAGGACGCCGAATTCGAGTTGCAGATAATCAACCGCAGTCAGGAAGTTGTTCCCCTGTCGTTCGTTACAGTCGAGATTCCTGATCTGCACGCGACCGTCACGCATGACCTCGTCGAGTCCGAAGTCTCGTGGCCCGTCCAAGCGGTGCCGGGCGATCCGTTCGTTGGCCGCGACGGTCGCGCACAATATCTCATGGCGTTCGTCACTGGCGTGACCCCAGGTGCGCATACGGTCGCGCGGTTCGTGCTGCACCGCGACCTTGCCGCCGGCGAGTCCGGATCCACTCTACCACTGCGGGCCGCGGCACTTCCTCTTGAAACGTCGCCGGCGAACCCGCCCACCGGCTTCCACAAGAGGCTTCCCCCGACGGGGTCCAGGTGTTTTGACAACTTCATGTCGCGGCAGTTCCAGATCACCCTGTCAGACCTCGCGCCGCTGCCGTGCCTGACAAGCCTGGGTTTCAATTTGGCCGTCGGAGTGGGCGCCGAACTGGCCCAGCGCGGCTTCGCGCAATTTTCGCCGCGCCAGCTCATCATCGAGTCGAATATCCTCGCCGATGCCGCGCTATGCGCCGCGATCACGAGAGCCGAGATCGTGGCTGCCACGAATCCGGTCACGATCACCGCTTTTGCTGCCGCAAACATCGTCGGGATGTTCTGCGTCGCTCGCGATATTGACAACATGTGCGAGTTCCATCTCTATGATGGTACCCCACTGGAAATATGCGACTTCGACTTCCTGGAGTGGGTGACAAGCATGGACCCCAACGACAAGGCCGGCTTCGGCAGCTCGCTCGGTGCCGGCTATGTCCGCGATATCCAGGAGCGCGTTGCGTTTCGCGTACGCTTCGAGAACGATGCTGGCGCGTCTGCCCCGGCACAGGTGGTTCGCATCGTTGACGCCATCGATGCCTCGTCCTTCGACATTGACTCGATTCAACTGATTTCAGCCCAGTTCGGGAGGCATGAGCTGGATCTGCGCGGAACGCCTGTCAACACAGCGCACTATGTCGACCTTCGCCCCGAGCAGCAGATCATCGTTGAAGTGCGGGTTGAGCTGTCTGAAGACGGCGCCATTTCCTGGCGCTTCACCAGCCTCGACCCGGTGAGCATGTCGATAGTGTCGGATCCTCTCCTGGGATTCCTTCCGCCGAACGCCGTGGCGCCCAATGGCGAAGGTGCGGTGCACTTCTCGATCGCACCCCATCCGTTCCTGGCTAACGGTCAGTTGATTACCAACCGGGCAGTGATCTATTTCGACGAGCACTTCGGCCAGAACCAGCCGATCGAAACCAATTTGTGGTCCGCCACTGTCGATGGCGATCTGCCAATTGCCCAGATCGATGTCGCATCTGTGGGCCTTGATAAGGTCCGCATTCTCGCCAGCGCCAGTGACCCGACTTCTGGGATCAGACGCATCGGTGTCGACATCGACGATGGATCGCCAGGAGATCCGGTGCGATTCTGGGCAGACAATGGAGATACTCTGGTGTTCAGCACTCTCGACGTCGACCGCCTTTCGTTCAGTGCCTTTGCAGAAGACGGAGCTGGAAACATCGGTGATCACTCGTCGGAGTTGCTTGTGGATGGCGCTCGACCAAGGGGACACCTGGATCTCCGGTGGTACCCGGCGGGAGCCCGTGCCGGGATCGTGATCGAAGCTGCCGGCTCGCTCGATGGCTTCGCGTCAGTGTACATCCATGATGTTCGCGGACGACATGTGGCAACGCTGTCGGGCCCAGAGGTGTTGGCGAACGGGATTTCCTGGCACTGGAGCGGCCGCGACGACGCGGGTCGTTTGGCCGCATCGGGCGTGTACCTGGCGAGGGTCGAAACCGCGGATTATGGAAAGGCCCTGACGAAACTGGTGCTGCTGCGGTGATCTCGGCAGCCGTGCTTTCAACACGGAGTTGCTGCTTGCTGACCGCAAACGCGATCGGATAGTAGGATTCCCGAGACGAGGTCTGGGTGATTCTGTCAGGTCACCCATGACCTCGTGTCGGGGGTCTGGCTTGCGATCATCCATGGGCCGCGGGCGTTCAATGTCTTGAATCCGAGGACGCATCCCGTCTTGCGACGCCCCGAGCCACCATATCAACCATCGGTTTACCAGGTTCAGGTGCGGCGCATCCCGCGCGAGTACCCGCGGTGAAGTAGTCCGGCGCATTCGGGGCGATCGACGAGCATGTCTGGACGCGGCAAGACACTCGGCGCAAGCAACGGGCGAGCATGGCCGAGACCTCGGTCAACGAAACTTGAGTGCGTGTGGCTGTGGTGTGTATCAACATGGTTGGTGCGTCCTGCCGCAGCACGAGCGCTAGAATCAACGCTGCGGGTGAAGCTCGAATCTTCCGCCGGAGTCCGCTTTCATCGCCCTCGACCCATGCTTTTCAGTCCGACACCGCCACCGCGCAACATGATGCAGATTCTGACGCAGTGGGAGTGCATCATCTTCGCTGCCTCCCTCGCACCCAGAAGTCGGTTGGGCTCAAGGACCGGCATCAAGCGGCAGTGGGGTCCCGATCAATCAGACGTTTCTGACGGGTCCCGCGATGGCGTGTGACATGGGTTCCTGATCCCAATCTGCCTTGGATGGCGAGGCCGTTACAGGCTCCGCGGCCGGTTGCATGATGGTCACGACCATACGTGGACCTGTGTGGGGAACGGACTGTTCGTGTGACGGCGATTCGTCGGAAATGATCGCACTGCACCGACGGCAACGACGGGGCCATCACGTCCGAATCTGGTCCCGGTCCGCGCCGCCAAAGATCGCCCTGTCGATTTCAGCGATCGCTGCTCGGGTCCGTTCATCACCTTGGCCGCGCACTACCGCATAGCGGATATTCCTGGCAATGAGCTCATTCTCGCACATCTCATAGAAGTGCCGGCGCTTGTCCGCACTCCTGAAATACCGTGTGCCGTCATCTATCCAGGGCAGATCAACATCCGACAGCAAATACAGATCGGCGTAGTCCCGGAACACGCCGAACCAGTCATGCCTGCCGCCGACCAGCAGATCGCTCCAAACGCCCGTCATGACAGGATCGGTATCTTCGATCAGAATCCTGTTCGCTTGGTGCTTAGCTGCTGCGACCGCCGCAACATGGCCCTGAACGATCCTGCGCAGATCTTCCGCGTTCACATCCGTTCCAAACATTTCGGTGTAGGTCCGGCCGTACTCCGGGGCGACGATGGTGCGGTAGTGCTCCGCCAGCGCCCGGCAGAGCGTCGACTTGCCGGTGGATTCGGGCCCGAACACCGTCACCCGCTTCACGTAATATGGGCGCACTACAGGGGGCAGAAATTCCCAGTTCTCGAACGGCCGCTCACGCACCATCGCGCCGGATATGGGCACCGCCAGCCGCCCCATGTCGACCGGGACGAACTCCGCGCCGACCTCCGCCGCCAGCCAGCGTCCGTACTCCTCCGACGCGAACACCACATCGAAGGGGGCCGGACCGGAGGCCGTTGCCCCACCGCACTGGAGAACGACATCCCGCCAAAGGCGGCGGAATGCGAAATCGTCGGGCACCTGAGGCTCCTGCGGAAGCACTTCGTTGATCCACTGCACATCGCAGCCGGGGAACATCTCCTTCATCCACGCAAACCGAAGCGCGCCGGGGATCGGCTCACTTGGAAGCGAACAGACCAGAATGGTCAGGCGGTCCACATAATGGCGCGCGAAATCGCACATGAAGACATGACCATTATGCGGGGGCATGAACTTGCCCAGCACGAAGCCACGACGAGGTTTTCTCAGGAAGGCCATCCTAGATCGTCACTTTCGATTGCGCCGCCATCACCTTGCGCCAATGGAAGTAGCCCGCGAACGCATTGACAAAGAGTCCGGCATAGAGGAATCCCGAGACCAGAAGATGCTGTTGAAATCCGTAGACGAGCACGGCAAGCACGTTGACCAGGCCCCAGAAGATCCACGACTTGAGCTGCTTGCGGTCAAGAAGAAATTGAGCCAGCACGCTGAGTGCGAGGATCGCGGCATCCATGAACGCGGAGCTTCCGTTCAGGTACTTGGCGACGGCGTAGCCCACCAGGACGCTGGTGGCCGCTGCCATGGCTCCCCAAAATGCCACGATGCGCCACGGCCAGTCACCGATGGGCGGCTCCCTGAGCTTCAGCCGGCCGACATCGGTTGTCCCCACCTTGCCGCCGAACATCCAGAAATACAGCCCATAGAGCTGGATGACGGTGAAATAGACGTTCAGCGCAAGGCTCGAGTAGAGTTTGGCATCGACAAACACGAAGCTGTAGAGGATCGTCGCGAGAATGCCGACCGGGTACTGGGCGATCTTGAGGCGCGTAGCGCCAACGACACTTGCCGCCGTGAAGATGACAGCCAGGATCTCCATGGCCGAAGTCGGGGCGTAGCCGCCGAGTGGGATGGGCGCCAGTAGGCCATGGTAGATGTCCGCCACAAGTAGCTGTCCGTGCGTTTCAAGGCTCAACAAACACCACCTCATGCCCCTCCGTCAGGTCCGGCGCCTCCCACCGTTCCAACATCCTCTCCAATGCCGCAGCAGGCACCGGCCTGTCCCGTTCATCATTGCGCCGGCGCAAGTCCACTGCGTCCGCCTCCGCACAAACGATCCGGATCCTGTAGCCGTAATCCGCACCCAGGTCGATCACCCGCCCCCGCTGGTCATTGCTGATGTTCGTTGCGTTCCACACGAAGCTGACGCCGCGTCGCAGGAGCACTCGTGCCCGTTCGCGAGCCTCTGCAGCAAGCGGACCCTGGGGATCCGTCGGCCGCACCTTGAGCTCCCGTCGCATGTCATCGAGCGAGATCACCGCAGATCCTGGTTCCTGCTGCCGAATCCACGTGTCCTTTCCCGCCGCCGGCAGGCCGCACATGACGGTCAGAAGTCCCTTGGTATCATCATGCGCGCAGTACGCGGGCGATCGATCCTGGCGGCGAAAGTACAGGAAGCGGCTGTGGTCCGATGCAAAGCGATAGGACTGATCAAGACAGTCGAGCTCACGCGCGTACTCAACAAACAACTCGATGTTCTCCAGCAGGCGCCCCGAGTCACGGCATTGCCGCCCGCGCGCATCGGCCTCGGCGAGCAGCGCCAGATGGCGGCAATCCAGACGCCAGCTCATGGTGATCGCCCGCCGTTCAGCGTCGTCTCTCGCCATGATGAAGAAAGGTTCCTGATGATGGCGAATCAGGCCACAGATGCGCTCACGGCGCGCGCGAGGCCAGCCCAGTTCCCAGAGGATGCGCCGCGCAGCCACCGCTCCCCGCCGCGAATGCCCAGGCGACGTGATGCGCCCGTCGCTGTCGCACCGCGTCGTACCTGGCTTGGCCACATCGTGCAGCAGCGCCGCCGCGAACAGGTCCTCGCGCTCGGACCTAGGCAACGCCTGCCAGGCGGGACTTGCCGCCAGGGCGGCCGCGACCAGCTCGGTGTGCGCGGCGACATCACCCTCGGCATGGTGCGCTGCGTCCTGTGGGCATCCCGCCATGGCCTGCAGCCATGGGGCGGCTGCGAACAAGCCGGGCCAGTCGAGCCGCCAGTCCGGGGAGGACGGGCACGCGGCCAAGAGCCAACTCACGCGCCGCCTCCCGGGAAAAGGCCCGCCCCGGGGGCGAGCGCATTGGGGATGATCGGCCGGTCGAGCCAGTGACTGTCCGACTGCGCGACCGCCTGCAGAAAGCCGACCCGCACCCACTTGTAGCGCTCCATCACGCGGCCTTCCCGCTCAACCTTGATGTACAGCCCCTCCATCAGGTCGGTGGGATCAGTCTCCGCGGAGGCACGGTCCTGATCCAGGCCAAGGCCCGCCGCCTCATCGCGGAGGCGCGTCCGCCAGTTCGGCGACTTGAAGCGCGACACCCCCACCATGGCCGTGAGTTCTTCAATCCGTGCAAGGCCGCCCGCGTGCAGGACCGGCACAGACTTGACACCGGTCTCACGGAGAATCGTTGCCCGCGCGGGCGTCGCCAGGAAGCTATCGCTCTGGCGATCCAGAATGTCGAATTCGAGGAAGTAGTGGGGCAACTGGTCGTAGTAGACGGTGTGCTTGGCATAGCACCACTCGCCGTACATCACATAGCGGTCACGCAATGCGACCCAGAGCTCCTCGCGCACGGTCGACGCCCAGGCCTTCAGCGGGGCGAAATGGCGTTCGCGGTAGCCACCGGTCAGGAAATGCCCGCGGCTTTGCAGGTGCATGGCGCCATCGGCGCTGAAACTGACTGCCGAGTTCGCACCATCCACCTTCTCCTCAACCACAAGGTGCTGGCCCGCGATGGCAACAAACGGCACCGCAGCCAGGTCCTCGTCGCCGGGTTGCAGGCGCGACCCTTCCAAGTGAGGCGTTCGGGGGTACTTCCGTAACTCCATGATGCTCATTCACTTCCGGATCACTGCGATCCGGTGATTCAGAACGTGCTCGACCGTTACGCGCGACGCCCCGGCGTCCATGAAGATGCGCTCGATCTGCTCGGCCGTGAACAGGTGCAAGTGCTCGGGATTGTCATCCGGGTGCGATGGCACCGAGACGACGACCGAGCGGCGCGCAACCCGCACGGCTTCGCGGGCCGCCAGCAACGGCTGCTCCAGATGCTCCAGGACCTCGAGCATGGTCACGATGTCAAAAGACCCTTCGGTAAGCGCCAGGCCCTGCACGTCCATACATGCAGCTGTCAGTCGGCGCACCCCGCCCCGTGTGACGGCCTGCAGGTCGGCGGCCCTGTCCCGTCGCCTGTCGATGGCCGTGACCGGCAATCCAGGCAACGCTTCGAGCAGGGGCCACAGGAAAGCCCCGCGCCCTGTCCCGACGTCCAACAGGTCCACCGGCTGCAGAGCGTGAAGGGCACCGATGACGCGGCGCACGCGTGGCAAAACTTCGGACCGCTTGAACTTCGTCAGCTGCAATCCCGCTTTGCGGGCGGCTGGAAGTGCATCAACGGCATCGAGGTCTGGGGCATGCAGCCGGCCCCGGACAAACGCCAGAGTCGCTTCGGCGTAGAAGCGGGTGTTCAGTTCCGCTAAAGCATCCATCGTCTGTCACCGTGGCTAGAGCAGGCTAAATTCCCGGATATTATCCTACACTATGAGGCTCATATAGGCGACAGGCGGATTGGCCGCAGAATCCGGATAAGGCCTTATCGGGGCCGTCCACAGCTTTGGCCGTGCCGGCGTGAGCAGTCGAACGGACATGAACTGCCTGGAGCGTGAGGTCGCCGGACCTGGCAGCTCTCGAGAGACGAGGTCGCCTCTTCCGCGATCACGGAGGATGCGCCCTCCAGGCCGGTGCTGGGTAGATGTCGCTTGGCATCCGCGGACATTCTGGTCACAATGCCGATTGGATCCCGACATCGTGTGCGTGCCGCGTCGACCCATCGGTTGCGGCATCGCGCAGTATCGCAGGCCAAGCCGCCGGTAGATTGCGTTAGGGGACAGTCAGGCGGGACACATAGGGCTTGGTGAGTTCACGTGGACATCATTCAGCAGAATGGCGGGATCAACGCATGGGAAATTCGGCTACTCATGTCGCCGGCACTTGTTGCAAACGAACGCTGAGAAAACAGAACGGCCCCCGATTGGCGCAAACCATCGCGGCGCTTGCCGGGGAGCTGTGCGCGGATGACAGCCCCGACGGCATCCAGACCCGGGAGCGTCTATCGCAATCCGCCGGCAAGCCCAGCCCCCATGCCGGACGCGTCTGCAAGGCGGCGCAGCGAGTTGTGGACACCTTCCTCGCCGCCGCGCCGGCAGCGACCGGGCTCCGGCATTTCATTGTAGCCTCAGTACGTCCTGTCCGGGGCGCGGCCGTTCTCCGTGTCACCATTGAGCCCCAAGCTGAATTGCCGGCGGGGCTGGCCACGGATCGCGTCCTGGCGGCTCTCCGTGGCCAGCGAGCGCATCTGCGGGGCATGCTGGCCGCCACGATCGACGGCAAGAAGACGCCGGAGTTGCAATTCGTCCTGAAACTCGCGGTGTGCGCAGGAATGGACGTGGATCTCGATGACTGACAACACCGCGCGCCCCGACGTTCTCTTCCCCGCCCCCGGCTGCACCATGGGAGACCAGAGGGATCATGTCGCGTAGTATTCACGCCACTCGCCGCGCCTATCTTGATGAACGCAAGCTCAACTATAGTGACAAGGTCTTGCACCGCCGACGATTGGTCGAGATGCGCGAAGCTACCTGGACCAAGAGACGCATCAAGAGCTGCGTGGCCGCAGAACGGCGTTCTGCGGAAAGTACCGATTCCCACCCCGCCCATTCGGGTGCGCCCCGGGTGCGGGTCATTGACGAGAGCGCGTGTCTCTTCTATCCGGCGACGCCGGTGGATATCCGCAACGTGTTGCAATTGCTGCCACCGGGTGTGCTGGATGGAATTGCAGAGGTCCGACTCCTGTCCGGGCGACAGCGGTTCGACGAACAGACTGACGAACTGGATGAACGGAACCTCCAGCGTGACCCCTGGCTGGGGCGCCTCGGTCATGAGATCATCCCAGGCGTATTTGAGGGAGCCTATCTTGGAGTGTATCTTAACGCGACGTCGGCAATCGAGATCTACGCATACGTCAGTGATCCATCCGTCAGTCGATGGCCAGCCGCTGCCTTCTTCCTGAAACTGGTGATGCTCGAGATTCTAGTGCACGAGATTGTTCACCACGACGACAGGATGCGGCGCGTCGCGGCAGGTCGCTGGCGCTTCGATGACATGGAAAAGAACGAACACTACGCCGAGACCGCCTCAGCTTACTGGCTCGCGCAGTACGTGATCCCTTATCTTGAGCAAACCTATGCCTCGGATGCCGCTGCCTGGCACGCGTGGGTGCGTGAACACACCGGGACGTCATTCCGCTTGCGGGAATTTGCCACGGATTGGCGTTGGGTCTCCGGAGACGTCCCCATTCCCAGGCAGGATAGCAGTGTCTACACTGCCGTCACTGATCTGGCACACGACCTTCACGGCGGCGTGCCACCGCTCGAGGCCCGTGTCAATTTCGCCCGCGAGCTTCATTTCGGCGAGATTTATGACAAGGCCATGGAGATCCTTGGCACGGTACTAAGCGAAGAACCGGCGCACTTGTCGGCCAGGACTCTGGTCGCCGACATCCTCGAGCATCAGATGCACTATGACGAAGCCGAAGCCCTGGCCCGCGAGCTCGTCGCCATCGACCCAGAGAGCTTCGGAATCTGGTATGTTCTCTGTCAGATCCACGAGTCGCACCAGGATTGGCGCCAGCTGGTCGAGACCACGACGGCCTGTCTTGCCATCGAGAACAGCTACGCCGTTCTCGACTCCCAGACACGTGCCTATTTGGAGCTAGGTGAGGACGCGGCGTTCGAAGCGAATCTCGAGGCGCTGATCGGCATGAATGAACCTATCGCGGCGCTTCGCTTTCGCGCGCTGAGAGACCTTAGCGCGGGACGCCTGCGCGAGGCCTTCCGCTGTTCTGACCGATGCCTGCGCCGCTGGCCGGGCCCTTGCGAACGCGCGGTTCTTGCCGCCATTCGCTTCGAGGCGGCATGCCGGCTCGGATTGCGGGTTGAGAACCGGGACCTGGACGCCGCATCAATCGCCCTGCTTCGGCGCACAAAATACGGCCCGTGGGCAGAGAGGCTCGCTAGCGAGTTCGGACTGCGGGTTGGGAGCACCGCGGACTGAGCCCGGACGTAGCCTCAAAGGGTTTGATGCAGCAGCCTTCTACTGCCGGGGATCTACTCCCGTCGGATACTCGCGATTGCGCGTCGCTGTTGCGGACGGCATCGGGATTTCATGTCCGCGACTGGCAAGGGCGACCTTCAGGCGGACGAACGAATCCGGAGAGGTCCCG is a genomic window of bacterium containing:
- a CDS encoding methyltransferase domain-containing protein, coding for MDALAELNTRFYAEATLAFVRGRLHAPDLDAVDALPAARKAGLQLTKFKRSEVLPRVRRVIGALHALQPVDLLDVGTGRGAFLWPLLEALPGLPVTAIDRRRDRAADLQAVTRGGVRRLTAACMDVQGLALTEGSFDIVTMLEVLEHLEQPLLAAREAVRVARRSVVVSVPSHPDDNPEHLHLFTAEQIERIFMDAGASRVTVEHVLNHRIAVIRK
- a CDS encoding RNA ligase family protein gives rise to the protein MELRKYPRTPHLEGSRLQPGDEDLAAVPFVAIAGQHLVVEEKVDGANSAVSFSADGAMHLQSRGHFLTGGYRERHFAPLKAWASTVREELWVALRDRYVMYGEWCYAKHTVYYDQLPHYFLEFDILDRQSDSFLATPARATILRETGVKSVPVLHAGGLARIEELTAMVGVSRFKSPNWRTRLRDEAAGLGLDQDRASAETDPTDLMEGLYIKVEREGRVMERYKWVRVGFLQAVAQSDSHWLDRPIIPNALAPGAGLFPGGGA
- a CDS encoding AAA family ATPase, which encodes MAFLRKPRRGFVLGKFMPPHNGHVFMCDFARHYVDRLTILVCSLPSEPIPGALRFAWMKEMFPGCDVQWINEVLPQEPQVPDDFAFRRLWRDVVLQCGGATASGPAPFDVVFASEEYGRWLAAEVGAEFVPVDMGRLAVPISGAMVRERPFENWEFLPPVVRPYYVKRVTVFGPESTGKSTLCRALAEHYRTIVAPEYGRTYTEMFGTDVNAEDLRRIVQGHVAAVAAAKHQANRILIEDTDPVMTGVWSDLLVGGRHDWFGVFRDYADLYLLSDVDLPWIDDGTRYFRSADKRRHFYEMCENELIARNIRYAVVRGQGDERTRAAIAEIDRAIFGGADRDQIRT
- a CDS encoding AAA family ATPase, translated to MAGCPQDAAHHAEGDVAAHTELVAAALAASPAWQALPRSEREDLFAAALLHDVAKPGTTRCDSDGRITSPGHSRRGAVAARRILWELGWPRARRERICGLIRHHQEPFFIMARDDAERRAITMSWRLDCRHLALLAEADARGRQCRDSGRLLENIELFVEYARELDCLDQSYRFASDHSRFLYFRRQDRSPAYCAHDDTKGLLTVMCGLPAAGKDTWIRQQEPGSAVISLDDMRRELKVRPTDPQGPLAAEARERARVLLRRGVSFVWNATNISNDQRGRVIDLGADYGYRIRIVCAEADAVDLRRRNDERDRPVPAAALERMLERWEAPDLTEGHEVVFVEP
- a CDS encoding nicotinamide mononucleotide transporter, which encodes MSLETHGQLLVADIYHGLLAPIPLGGYAPTSAMEILAVIFTAASVVGATRLKIAQYPVGILATILYSFVFVDAKLYSSLALNVYFTVIQLYGLYFWMFGGKVGTTDVGRLKLREPPIGDWPWRIVAFWGAMAAATSVLVGYAVAKYLNGSSAFMDAAILALSVLAQFLLDRKQLKSWIFWGLVNVLAVLVYGFQQHLLVSGFLYAGLFVNAFAGYFHWRKVMAAQSKVTI